From Candidatus Manganitrophus morganii, the proteins below share one genomic window:
- a CDS encoding ABC transporter ATP-binding protein has translation MAEVRLTGITKQFGEKGVLRGIDLTIAEGTFFTLVGPSGCGKSTLLNLIAGLESPTSGEILFDGAPVNDLAPKERDVAVVFQSYALYPHMTVYENIAFPLRMKKEPAAEIDRRVREVAELLGLAPLLPQRPGSLSGGQRQRVALGRAIVRKPRLFLFDEPLSNLDARLRIEMRSELKQLHRRLKTTMIYVTHDQAEAMTLSDRMAVLHQGTLQQEGTPKEIYARPANLFVAEFIGSPPMNLLRGRWVGEGVEMAEGVVFRLTGEKGERLGTAPSGEGVLGIRPEDIHLSRPAGEGEMTAEIVLIESIGAEVWVELNWGGQRVRATAAADFDGAPGERVGLTIDSNKVHLFDPATGRRID, from the coding sequence ATGGCGGAAGTGAGGCTGACGGGGATCACGAAACAGTTCGGGGAGAAGGGGGTGTTGCGCGGGATCGATCTGACGATCGCGGAGGGGACGTTCTTCACGCTGGTCGGGCCGAGCGGCTGCGGGAAATCGACCCTTCTGAATTTGATTGCCGGTTTGGAAAGTCCGACCTCGGGCGAGATCCTGTTTGACGGCGCGCCGGTGAACGATCTGGCGCCGAAGGAGCGGGATGTCGCGGTGGTCTTCCAGAGCTACGCCCTCTATCCCCACATGACCGTCTATGAAAACATCGCTTTTCCCCTTCGAATGAAAAAGGAGCCGGCGGCCGAGATCGACCGCCGCGTCCGGGAGGTGGCCGAGTTGCTCGGACTTGCGCCGCTCCTGCCGCAGCGGCCGGGATCGCTCTCCGGCGGCCAGCGCCAGCGGGTGGCGTTAGGAAGAGCGATCGTCCGGAAGCCGCGCCTTTTTCTCTTCGACGAGCCGCTCTCCAACCTCGACGCGCGCCTTCGGATCGAGATGCGGAGCGAGCTGAAGCAACTGCATCGGCGATTGAAGACGACGATGATCTACGTGACCCACGATCAGGCCGAGGCGATGACCCTCTCCGACCGGATGGCGGTGCTGCACCAGGGGACGCTCCAGCAGGAGGGGACGCCGAAGGAGATCTACGCCCGCCCGGCCAACCTCTTCGTGGCGGAATTTATCGGCAGCCCCCCGATGAATCTGCTCCGCGGACGGTGGGTCGGGGAGGGGGTTGAGATGGCCGAGGGGGTTGTCTTTCGGCTGACGGGAGAGAAGGGGGAGCGGCTCGGCACCGCGCCATCTGGAGAGGGGGTTCTCGGCATCCGTCCGGAAGATATCCATCTTTCCCGTCCGGCCGGAGAGGGGGAGATGACGGCCGAGATCGTCCTGATCGAATCAATTGGCGCCGAGGTCTGGGTGGAGTTAAATTGGGGAGGCCAAAGGGTCCGCGCCACGGCAGCGGCCGATTTCGATGGGGCGCCGGGCGAGCGGGTCGGCCTGACGATCGATTCGAACAAGGTACATCTTTTCGATCCTGCAACGGGAAGGCGGATCGATTAA
- a CDS encoding DUF433 domain-containing protein, with product MKKNLQAKSDIREVPSYTLQEAAHYLRIPLTTLRSWIRGRRYPVKEGQRDFKPLIATLDRSSLLSFFNLVEAHVLSAIRKDHRVPLVSVRKALDYLDRKYPSKHPLADHLFETDGMDLFVREYGHLENISKDGQLAMEKLLHAYLRRIERDPSGLPIKLYPFTRKRQLEEPRTVVIDPTISFGRPVLSGTGIPTQVIAERYKAGESIKELAGDYGLPPSQIEEAIRCELPLEAA from the coding sequence ATGAAGAAAAACCTCCAGGCTAAATCTGATATTAGGGAAGTCCCTTCATATACGCTCCAGGAAGCCGCTCACTATCTCCGAATTCCTCTCACGACACTCCGTTCTTGGATTCGTGGGCGGCGTTATCCAGTCAAGGAGGGCCAGCGCGACTTTAAGCCGCTTATCGCTACTCTTGATCGGAGCTCTCTGCTTTCCTTCTTTAACTTGGTGGAGGCGCATGTTCTCAGTGCAATACGAAAGGACCACCGAGTCCCGCTCGTCAGCGTAAGAAAGGCGCTCGATTACCTCGACCGAAAATATCCCTCAAAGCATCCCCTGGCCGATCATCTCTTTGAGACGGACGGGATGGATCTCTTTGTAAGAGAATACGGCCACCTGGAAAATATTTCCAAGGACGGCCAATTGGCGATGGAGAAGTTGCTCCATGCTTATCTTCGCCGGATCGAGCGTGACCCTTCCGGCCTGCCGATTAAGCTTTATCCTTTCACCCGAAAACGCCAGCTCGAAGAGCCAAGGACGGTTGTCATCGATCCGACGATCTCCTTCGGCCGGCCCGTTTTATCCGGAACGGGGATCCCGACTCAAGTGATTGCAGAAAGATATAAAGCCGGGGAATCCATCAAAGAACTTGCGGGGGATTATGGCCTTCCGCCCTCCCAGATCGAAGAAGCGATCCGTTGCGAACTCCCCCTCGAAGCCGCCTGA
- a CDS encoding DUF1841 family protein gives MDYLFSKQALSIYFNVWERMKREEDLSGDSELIADAMRAHPEFDSLWPQGEAAFHPQEIDGFVVNPLIHTGLHVAVEKQLFQQDPEEVEVVFKALLEKGVPRHEAIHRIAGLWGNLYFLSVRRGGPLEETVYIEELKLMMEQAENS, from the coding sequence ATGGATTATCTCTTTTCAAAGCAGGCCCTTTCGATCTACTTCAACGTTTGGGAGCGGATGAAGCGGGAGGAGGATCTCTCCGGCGATTCCGAGCTGATCGCCGACGCCATGAGAGCGCATCCCGAATTCGATTCCTTGTGGCCGCAGGGGGAAGCGGCCTTCCACCCGCAGGAGATCGACGGCTTCGTCGTCAATCCGCTCATCCACACCGGCCTCCACGTCGCCGTGGAAAAACAGCTCTTTCAGCAAGATCCCGAAGAGGTCGAAGTGGTCTTTAAGGCGCTGCTCGAGAAGGGAGTGCCGCGCCACGAGGCGATCCATCGGATCGCCGGCCTCTGGGGGAATCTCTACTTTCTCTCGGTCCGCCGGGGCGGCCCGCTGGAGGAGACGGTCTATATCGAGGAGCTCAAGCTGATGATGGAGCAGGCGGAGAATTCCTAG
- a CDS encoding tetratricopeptide repeat protein — MTRLERMRKLVELDPKSEITHFGLGQACYDEGLFAEGASAMARAIEIKPDYTAAYEILGRCLEKMGNLEEAEAVYLKGIEIGTVRGDMIPTEKMKARLNRVKGKRALPDSPAGPSSGAA, encoded by the coding sequence GTGACCCGTCTGGAGCGGATGAGAAAGCTGGTCGAACTCGACCCGAAGAGTGAGATCACCCACTTCGGACTGGGACAGGCCTGTTATGATGAGGGGCTTTTTGCGGAAGGGGCGTCGGCGATGGCGCGGGCGATCGAAATTAAGCCCGATTACACCGCGGCCTATGAGATCTTGGGACGCTGCCTGGAGAAGATGGGAAATCTGGAGGAGGCCGAAGCGGTCTACCTGAAGGGGATCGAGATCGGAACCGTCCGGGGTGATATGATCCCGACCGAAAAAATGAAGGCGCGGCTGAATCGGGTGAAGGGAAAACGGGCCTTACCCGATTCCCCGGCCGGCCCTTCGTCCGGAGCGGCCTAG
- a CDS encoding DUF3386 domain-containing protein, with the protein MELYQRSQTETTVQDDPAAKELLRRAYEKTSRWGKEFPGFTADLVLNDNGKEYKGKVKIKSPKEAEVTVDGADEPLLKWAQNQIGMMAVHRASRPFEEADGKYALTLAPEDHHPLGRQIIINGDGMNSRYRIKDDRIQQISRSMGKMSFTINVEEAMTTSDGKHLTTRYTVFYFSPDGQLMQAEAFTDRPTEVKGLYLPGYRRIISNDKGTAIVRILEFKNHQLM; encoded by the coding sequence ATGGAGCTCTATCAACGTTCGCAAACGGAAACAACGGTCCAAGACGATCCCGCAGCGAAAGAATTACTTCGGCGGGCCTACGAGAAGACCTCGCGCTGGGGGAAGGAGTTCCCCGGTTTCACCGCCGATCTGGTCCTCAATGACAACGGCAAGGAATACAAGGGGAAGGTCAAGATCAAATCGCCCAAAGAGGCGGAGGTCACCGTCGACGGCGCCGACGAGCCGCTTTTGAAATGGGCCCAAAACCAGATCGGGATGATGGCGGTTCATCGCGCCTCCCGTCCTTTCGAGGAGGCCGATGGAAAATACGCCTTGACCCTCGCCCCGGAAGACCACCATCCCCTCGGCCGCCAGATCATCATCAACGGCGACGGAATGAACTCCCGCTACCGGATCAAAGACGACCGGATTCAGCAGATCTCCCGGAGCATGGGGAAGATGAGCTTCACAATCAACGTCGAAGAGGCGATGACCACCTCCGACGGCAAACATCTCACCACCCGCTATACCGTCTTCTACTTCTCCCCCGACGGGCAGCTGATGCAGGCGGAGGCCTTCACCGACCGCCCGACCGAAGTGAAGGGGCTCTATCTCCCCGGGTATCGCCGCATCATCTCGAACGACAAAGGAACGGCGATCGTCCGGATCCTGGAGTTTAAGAACCATCAGTTGATGTAA
- a CDS encoding Ig-like domain-containing protein — translation MIDRPCRFISKFFYALIFPAMIVSFPAAAAIGPIGEAPGIVRTVPGENESEVAPTTPIIVEFTKQVDPRTVTAETFHVEGAEGVVHYNPETKSATWTPIAPLAPSKQYQAAVTGDVADLEGHHLPFSYRWTFTTRSAEETLLNIQQTTPTDNATHVPVATLISVTFNKPIEPTSLKPDSIVVVNEEKLEGIIAYEPVTQTVTFLPKSLLAYEERYTVILKEGIEDRAGNRLLTAESWSFTTEGPPTPLSQIHP, via the coding sequence ATGATTGACCGACCCTGTCGCTTCATCTCAAAATTTTTTTATGCGCTCATCTTCCCGGCAATGATTGTCTCTTTTCCGGCCGCGGCGGCGATCGGTCCGATCGGCGAGGCGCCCGGGATCGTCCGGACCGTTCCGGGGGAAAATGAAAGCGAGGTTGCGCCGACCACCCCGATTATCGTGGAGTTCACAAAACAGGTCGACCCGCGGACCGTGACGGCGGAGACCTTCCATGTGGAAGGGGCCGAGGGGGTCGTCCACTACAACCCCGAGACGAAGTCGGCCACCTGGACTCCGATCGCGCCGCTGGCGCCATCGAAGCAATACCAGGCCGCCGTCACCGGCGACGTCGCCGATCTGGAAGGCCACCATCTTCCCTTCTCCTACCGTTGGACATTCACGACCCGATCGGCGGAAGAAACCCTTCTGAATATTCAGCAGACGACCCCGACGGACAATGCGACCCATGTTCCCGTGGCGACACTGATTTCGGTGACCTTTAACAAACCGATCGAGCCGACCAGTCTCAAACCCGATTCGATCGTTGTGGTTAATGAAGAGAAGCTGGAAGGAATCATTGCGTATGAGCCTGTGACCCAAACGGTCACCTTTTTGCCGAAATCGCTCCTGGCCTATGAAGAACGGTACACCGTTATTTTAAAAGAGGGAATCGAAGATCGGGCCGGCAATCGCCTCTTGACGGCGGAGAGCTGGTCGTTTACGACGGAAGGGCCGCCGACGCCGCTCAGCCAAATTCATCCCTAG
- a CDS encoding nucleotidyltransferase family protein → MKAMILAAGYGTRLRPLTNDLPKPLLPVGPRPLIYYNLLLLKKYGITDVFINVHYLADKIIKEVGNGLRLGMNITYSEESQILGTGGGIKNIQTAIARGTFLVINADILIDLNLDKLVEFHHRKKGAATLVLREDPEVDRFGAIEVDPKDQIRNILGKTTWNGEKARRMMFTGVHVMEPHVMDYVPARTFYSITDAYVEMLRKNEKLFGYVTRGYWNDIGEIDRYKKADRDLKQGKIRLSYIRSETAV, encoded by the coding sequence ATGAAAGCAATGATTTTGGCCGCGGGATATGGAACGCGGCTTCGTCCCCTAACCAATGACCTCCCGAAACCGCTGCTGCCGGTGGGGCCGCGCCCCCTGATCTACTACAACCTTCTTCTCCTTAAGAAATATGGGATCACCGACGTCTTTATCAATGTTCATTACCTTGCCGATAAGATCATCAAAGAGGTCGGCAACGGTCTCCGTCTCGGAATGAACATCACCTACTCCGAGGAGTCGCAGATTTTGGGGACCGGCGGAGGAATTAAGAACATTCAGACGGCGATCGCGCGGGGGACCTTCCTCGTCATCAACGCCGATATCCTCATCGATCTGAACCTCGATAAATTGGTCGAGTTCCATCACCGGAAGAAAGGGGCCGCCACGCTGGTCCTTCGGGAAGATCCGGAGGTCGACCGCTTTGGAGCGATCGAAGTCGATCCCAAGGATCAGATCCGGAACATTCTCGGAAAAACGACCTGGAACGGGGAGAAGGCGCGCCGGATGATGTTCACCGGCGTCCATGTGATGGAGCCGCACGTGATGGATTATGTTCCCGCCCGGACCTTTTACTCGATCACCGATGCGTACGTGGAGATGCTCCGCAAAAACGAGAAGCTCTTCGGCTATGTGACGCGGGGCTACTGGAACGATATCGGCGAGATCGACCGCTACAAAAAGGCCGACCGCGATCTGAAGCAAGGGAAAATTCGTCTCAGCTACATCCGCTCCGAAACGGCGGTCTGA
- a CDS encoding phosphotransferase — protein MVDSEHLRKILSGALALSAKKIEINSLAGDASNRTYHRVSWEENGSARSLILMVMAAPEGFKASEEAVSGAPTEIAELPFINIQRHLHACKVAVPEILFYDAARGWMLLEDLGDITLAQVIQEKAAGNPAVLKEHYQKAIDTLLTIQADATAAPPNACIAHHRAFDQALFVWEFDHFIEYGIEARTGMPIPQKQRDAIRAYFSDIALRLASLPQVFTHRDYHSRNLMIQTDSVGFAVRVIDFQDALMGPPQYDLASLLRDSYIDLPEPVIDDLIAYYLQRKEARSGERVPPEMFREYFDLVSIQRNLKAAGRFVYIDRVKQNPRFLQYVPPTLRKVKRNLEKHRRLAPLHALLAEYVEELQP, from the coding sequence ATGGTTGATTCAGAACACCTCCGGAAAATCTTAAGCGGCGCGCTCGCACTTTCGGCGAAAAAAATCGAAATAAACAGCCTTGCCGGGGACGCCTCCAATCGCACCTATCACCGGGTTTCGTGGGAAGAAAACGGGTCGGCCCGATCGCTGATCCTGATGGTGATGGCGGCGCCCGAAGGCTTCAAGGCCTCCGAGGAGGCGGTCAGCGGCGCGCCGACCGAGATCGCCGAACTCCCCTTCATCAATATTCAGCGGCACCTCCACGCCTGTAAGGTGGCGGTTCCCGAAATTCTCTTCTACGATGCGGCGCGCGGATGGATGCTTCTGGAAGATCTCGGCGACATCACCCTCGCCCAGGTGATTCAAGAGAAAGCGGCCGGCAACCCTGCCGTTTTGAAAGAACACTATCAAAAAGCGATCGATACCCTCCTGACGATTCAAGCGGATGCCACCGCCGCCCCGCCCAATGCCTGCATCGCGCACCATCGCGCCTTCGACCAGGCGCTCTTCGTCTGGGAGTTCGATCACTTTATCGAATACGGCATCGAAGCCCGAACCGGGATGCCGATCCCTCAAAAGCAACGCGATGCGATCCGGGCCTACTTTTCCGATATCGCCCTCCGGCTCGCCTCCTTGCCGCAGGTCTTCACGCATCGCGACTACCACAGCCGGAATTTAATGATCCAGACCGACTCCGTCGGGTTCGCAGTCCGCGTGATCGACTTTCAAGACGCCTTGATGGGCCCGCCGCAGTATGATCTCGCCTCGCTGCTGCGCGACTCGTACATCGATCTTCCGGAACCGGTGATCGACGATCTGATCGCCTATTACCTTCAACGGAAAGAGGCCCGTTCGGGGGAGCGGGTGCCGCCGGAGATGTTCCGGGAGTATTTTGATCTGGTCAGCATCCAGAGAAACTTAAAAGCGGCCGGCCGGTTCGTTTACATCGACCGGGTGAAGCAGAACCCGCGTTTTCTCCAGTATGTCCCGCCGACGCTCCGGAAGGTAAAGCGGAATCTTGAGAAACACCGGCGCCTCGCCCCGCTGCATGCCCTTCTGGCCGAATATGTAGAGGAGTTGCAACCGTAA
- a CDS encoding TonB family protein, with the protein MRDEMTLLDTDKTFRRILTVLLSFYAAVVIFVQVKGESFHLNTLARIAPPQEPPRVARLLVEPQKAPVLPAAPPAVEAPKVGPLKLEPPRIEPAQVEKPALPPSPKMAPGVEQAGPASSTPAPPKAPPQEQVKNIGLLGLLGGNKGSGSASSVGKGFSSLKEIAPPSAEKKSSPSAPAASSPPFPSFAQEEIDKIRQRTLAQQETTLTQTRQAAVQEDLSQAKITQQGGIGGAQNQEAVSGIVQQNRDRLQLIYNKQLLKKPGLQGFLTVEFTITAQGHVIECRVVTSSLSDPLFEREVLQEILRWKFPPTAQGTTTVLYPLSFSPAG; encoded by the coding sequence ATGCGGGATGAGATGACTCTTCTCGATACCGATAAAACCTTCCGGCGCATCTTGACGGTGCTTCTCTCGTTCTATGCCGCCGTGGTGATCTTCGTTCAGGTGAAGGGGGAATCGTTTCATTTAAACACATTGGCCCGGATCGCGCCGCCGCAGGAGCCGCCCCGGGTGGCCCGTCTCCTCGTTGAGCCGCAAAAGGCCCCCGTTCTACCGGCGGCCCCGCCCGCTGTAGAGGCGCCGAAAGTCGGGCCGCTCAAATTAGAGCCCCCCCGAATCGAGCCGGCCCAAGTCGAAAAACCGGCGCTCCCCCCTTCGCCGAAGATGGCCCCGGGGGTGGAGCAGGCAGGGCCGGCCTCTTCGACGCCGGCCCCCCCGAAAGCGCCGCCTCAGGAACAGGTGAAGAATATCGGCCTTCTCGGATTGTTGGGAGGAAACAAAGGGTCCGGCTCGGCGTCCTCCGTAGGAAAAGGATTCTCTTCTCTGAAAGAGATCGCTCCTCCATCCGCGGAAAAGAAATCTTCCCCCTCTGCGCCTGCCGCTTCTTCCCCCCCGTTTCCTTCGTTCGCACAGGAGGAGATTGACAAAATCCGCCAACGGACGTTGGCCCAGCAGGAGACGACGTTGACACAGACACGGCAGGCGGCGGTTCAAGAGGACCTCTCTCAGGCGAAAATCACGCAGCAAGGAGGTATCGGAGGCGCGCAAAATCAGGAGGCCGTTTCCGGGATCGTTCAGCAGAACCGGGACAGATTACAGCTCATTTATAACAAACAGCTTCTGAAGAAACCGGGTCTGCAGGGATTTTTGACGGTCGAGTTCACCATCACCGCTCAGGGTCACGTCATTGAATGCCGGGTCGTCACCTCCTCGCTCTCCGATCCTCTCTTTGAGAGGGAGGTCCTCCAAGAGATCCTTCGATGGAAATTTCCGCCGACCGCTCAGGGAACCACCACCGTCCTCTATCCCCTTTCGTTCTCGCCCGCCGGCTGA
- a CDS encoding biopolymer transporter ExbD, with protein MIRRMKRKKSMVPYINLISLMDIFTILVIFLLFQASNGEEVLSVAKDVILPASTASQPPERALTVTVTPKEILVDGTPVADTAAVLQEKEVVIASLQRRISAEGGKKVTILGDRTIPFALLKKVMVTCTDSGIEQISLAVLSREM; from the coding sequence ATGATTCGTCGAATGAAGCGGAAAAAGAGCATGGTCCCCTATATCAACCTGATTTCTCTGATGGATATATTTACGATCTTGGTCATCTTCCTTCTCTTCCAGGCCTCGAACGGAGAGGAGGTCCTCTCCGTCGCCAAAGATGTCATTCTGCCGGCGTCGACCGCCTCGCAGCCGCCGGAGCGGGCGTTGACGGTGACGGTCACACCCAAGGAGATCTTGGTCGACGGGACACCGGTGGCCGACACCGCAGCGGTCTTGCAGGAAAAGGAGGTCGTCATCGCCTCCCTCCAAAGGCGGATTTCGGCGGAAGGGGGAAAGAAGGTCACCATCCTCGGCGATCGAACGATTCCGTTTGCTCTTCTGAAAAAGGTGATGGTCACCTGCACCGACTCCGGCATCGAGCAGATCTCGCTGGCGGTTCTGAGCCGGGAGATGTGA
- a CDS encoding biopolymer transporter ExbD, which translates to MFKRKKAARTEATALSFKLGYINLMITLVPVLLTIAVFSRLAILDLHLPRLGEESGGVTLQRPDAPAAAPLSLTVAIEEEGVAVSNGPERIAIIKHREGRPDADALSTLMQRLKREHPHSKEVVILSRAKTVYADLVSVMDACRSVNGGQSGLQSLFPDVSLGEIS; encoded by the coding sequence ATGTTCAAAAGAAAAAAGGCAGCGCGGACCGAGGCGACGGCCCTGTCGTTCAAGCTCGGCTACATCAATCTGATGATCACCCTCGTTCCGGTGCTCCTGACGATTGCCGTCTTCTCCCGGCTGGCGATTCTGGACCTCCACCTTCCCCGCCTGGGGGAGGAGTCAGGGGGGGTCACCCTTCAGCGTCCGGACGCGCCGGCCGCCGCCCCGCTCTCCTTGACCGTGGCGATTGAAGAAGAAGGGGTGGCGGTCTCGAACGGCCCGGAGCGGATCGCGATCATCAAACACCGGGAAGGGAGGCCCGACGCCGACGCCCTCTCGACGCTGATGCAGCGGTTGAAAAGGGAGCACCCCCACTCAAAAGAGGTCGTGATCTTGAGCCGGGCGAAGACAGTGTATGCCGACCTGGTCTCGGTGATGGACGCCTGCCGATCGGTGAACGGCGGACAGAGCGGCCTTCAATCCCTTTTCCCCGACGTCTCATTGGGGGAGATTTCCTGA
- a CDS encoding MotA/TolQ/ExbB proton channel family protein has product MEIVEMLTAVAKEGGIFISLIFLILIFGIAIVIERILFINRSKVNGTALLGTIREALKGNNREEALAACSVSKAPLSLVFAKGLTEAAPPIRKEAVQGAVDEALLEIVPQIEKRIDYLPTLANTANLLGLLGTVLGLIKSFQAISAADPAQKGALLAEGISTAMYATAFGLLVAIPLMFFYTILQSRTSRLLDHIEEFSFKFVKILSEKS; this is encoded by the coding sequence ATGGAAATCGTTGAAATGCTGACGGCGGTTGCGAAGGAAGGGGGGATCTTTATCTCTCTGATCTTTCTGATTCTGATCTTCGGCATCGCGATCGTCATTGAACGGATCCTCTTCATCAATCGCTCCAAGGTCAACGGAACCGCCCTCTTGGGGACGATTCGCGAGGCGCTGAAGGGGAACAACCGAGAGGAGGCGCTCGCCGCCTGTAGTGTCTCGAAAGCCCCCCTGAGTCTGGTCTTCGCCAAAGGGCTCACCGAGGCGGCTCCGCCGATTCGGAAAGAGGCGGTCCAGGGGGCGGTCGACGAAGCGCTTCTGGAGATTGTGCCGCAGATCGAAAAAAGGATCGATTATCTCCCGACCCTGGCCAACACCGCCAATCTCCTCGGATTGCTCGGGACCGTCCTCGGCCTGATCAAGTCGTTCCAAGCGATCTCCGCCGCCGATCCGGCCCAGAAGGGGGCGTTGTTGGCGGAGGGGATTTCCACCGCGATGTATGCGACCGCTTTCGGCCTCCTGGTCGCCATCCCATTGATGTTCTTTTATACCATCCTTCAATCCCGGACCAGCCGACTGCTCGACCACATCGAGGAGTTCAGCTTTAAATTCGTAAAGATTCTCTCGGAAAAGAGCTGA
- a CDS encoding ABC transporter permease, protein MARFLIRRLLWSGPVLLGVLTLVFFLIHLIPGDPIDVMLGERAAEADRAALREALHLDDPILTQYGRFLAGVARGDLGRSLTSQRPVAGLILARYPATLQLAAAALLLSLSIALPLGILSAVRPRTAVDAGGLLFSLFGVSMPTFWLGPLLIILFSLKLDWLPVSGRHGIASLVLPALTLGLGMSAILVRMTRSSLLEIFPKEFVLTARAKGLPERRVILRHALRNALVPLLTVVGLQIGALLTGSIITETIFSWPGLGRLTIQAIQSRDYPLVQGCILAIALTYLLVNLLIDLLYAAVDPRVQYE, encoded by the coding sequence ATGGCCCGTTTTCTCATTCGTCGGCTCCTCTGGTCGGGGCCGGTCCTTCTCGGCGTCTTGACGCTGGTCTTCTTTCTGATCCACCTCATCCCGGGGGATCCGATCGATGTGATGCTCGGAGAGCGGGCGGCGGAGGCCGACCGCGCCGCCCTTCGGGAGGCGCTTCACCTCGATGATCCGATCCTGACCCAATACGGGCGATTTCTCGCCGGGGTCGCCCGGGGCGATTTAGGCCGGTCGCTCACCTCCCAGCGGCCGGTCGCCGGCCTGATCCTGGCGCGCTACCCCGCCACCCTCCAGCTTGCCGCCGCGGCGCTGCTCCTCTCCCTTTCGATCGCGCTGCCGCTCGGCATCCTCTCCGCCGTTCGCCCCCGCACCGCCGTCGATGCCGGGGGGCTTCTTTTCTCTCTCTTCGGCGTCTCGATGCCGACTTTTTGGCTCGGTCCCCTTCTGATCATTCTTTTTTCACTGAAGCTCGATTGGCTTCCCGTTTCCGGCCGCCACGGGATCGCCTCTCTTGTCCTTCCGGCATTGACGCTCGGCCTTGGGATGTCGGCGATCCTCGTTCGGATGACCCGCTCCTCGCTATTGGAGATCTTCCCGAAGGAGTTTGTCCTGACCGCGCGGGCGAAGGGGCTCCCGGAGCGGCGGGTGATTTTAAGACATGCCCTTCGAAACGCATTGGTCCCGCTGTTGACCGTCGTCGGTCTTCAGATCGGTGCGCTGCTGACCGGATCGATCATCACCGAAACGATCTTCTCCTGGCCCGGTCTGGGACGGCTCACGATCCAGGCGATCCAAAGCCGGGATTACCCGCTCGTCCAAGGGTGCATCCTCGCCATCGCGTTAACGTACCTTTTGGTGAACCTGCTGATCGATCTCCTCTACGCGGCGGTCGACCCGAGGGTGCAGTATGAATAG
- a CDS encoding ABC transporter permease yields the protein MNRDKRITLGLILLAFFLIAALFAPILAPYDPFDQQLKEGLAPPSTEHPLGQDKLGRDLLSRILYGAQISLWVGVATVTISLTIGCLVGAMAGFFGGWIDELFMRLVDVFLAFPGILLAIALAAVLGPSLRNVIIALSVMGWVGYARLVRGQILVVRELDYVAAAQALGAGPFRMITRHLFPNIAAPIIVEATFGIAGAIVTEASLSFLGLGVTPPTPSWGAMLSDGRSFLLLAPHLTAVPGLAIMSVVMALNLLGDGLRDRMDVKSR from the coding sequence ATGAATAGAGACAAACGGATCACCCTCGGCCTGATTCTCCTGGCGTTCTTCCTAATCGCCGCCCTCTTTGCGCCGATTCTGGCGCCGTACGATCCCTTCGATCAACAGTTGAAAGAGGGGCTCGCGCCTCCTTCCACCGAGCACCCGCTCGGTCAGGATAAGCTGGGGCGGGATCTGCTCAGCCGGATTCTCTACGGCGCGCAGATTTCCCTTTGGGTCGGCGTGGCGACGGTGACGATCTCTCTTACGATCGGCTGTCTGGTGGGGGCGATGGCCGGCTTCTTCGGCGGGTGGATTGATGAGCTCTTCATGCGGCTGGTCGATGTCTTTCTCGCCTTTCCGGGGATTCTTTTGGCGATCGCCCTGGCGGCGGTTCTGGGACCGAGTCTTCGGAACGTGATCATCGCTTTGTCGGTGATGGGATGGGTTGGCTACGCCCGGCTGGTCCGGGGGCAGATCTTGGTGGTCCGGGAGCTGGACTATGTGGCGGCGGCGCAGGCGCTCGGGGCGGGACCGTTTCGGATGATCACCCGCCATCTCTTTCCGAATATCGCGGCGCCGATCATCGTTGAAGCGACGTTCGGGATTGCCGGGGCGATCGTAACCGAGGCGAGCCTTTCGTTTTTAGGGCTCGGCGTCACCCCGCCGACGCCGAGCTGGGGGGCGATGTTGAGCGACGGCCGCTCTTTTCTCCTGCTTGCCCCGCATCTCACCGCCGTTCCGGGGCTGGCGATCATGTCGGTCGTGATGGCGCTGAACCTGTTGGGGGACGGCTTGCGTGATCGGATGGATGTCAAAAGCCGATAA